From Brachionichthys hirsutus isolate HB-005 chromosome 2, CSIRO-AGI_Bhir_v1, whole genome shotgun sequence, one genomic window encodes:
- the gdi1 gene encoding rab GDP dissociation inhibitor alpha, with protein sequence MDEEYDVIVLGTGLTECILSGIMSVNGKKVLHMDRNPYYGGESSSITPLEELYKRFDLPDAPPESMGRGRDWNVDLVPKFLMANGQLVKMLLYTEVTRYLDFKVVEGSFVYKAGKIYKVPSTETEALASNLMGMFEKRRFRKFLIFVANFDENDPKTLEGVDPKTTLMREVYKKFDLGQDIIDFTGHALALYRTDEYLDSPCLETIHRIKLYSESLARYGKSPYLYPLYGLGELPQAQGPDQDVPERRSFILIRLMYDDDVTACFPTSSFTSGTKGFWKPNVKPENNIMCRQRTPKP encoded by the exons ATGGATGAGGAATATGACGTGATCGTCCTGGGCACCGGACTCACG GAGTGCATTCTGTCCGGGATCATGTCTGTGAACGGGAAGAAGGTTCTGCACATGGACCGGAACCCGTACTACGGGGGCGAGAGCTCCTCCATCACCCCCCTGGAGGAG CTGTACAAACGCTTCGACCTTCCGGACGCTCCGCCCGAGTCCATGGGCCGAGGCAGGGATTGGAACGTCGACCTCGTCCCCAAGTTCCTCATGGCCAACG GCCAGCTGGTGAAGATGCTGCTCTACACAGAGGTCACGCGTTACCTGGACTTCAAGGTCGTGGAGGGAAGCTTCGTCTACAAAGCAGGGAAGATCTACAAGGTGCCGTCCACGGAGACCGAGGCCTTGGCGTCCA ATCTGATGGGAATGTTCGAGAAGCGTCGGTTCCGGAAGTTTTTAATCTTCGTGGCCAACTTTGACGAGAATGACCCCAAGACCTTGGAGGGCGTGGACCCCAAAACCACCTTGATGAGGGAAGTTTACAAGAAGTTTGACCTGGGCCAGGACATCATCGACTTCACCGGCCACGCCCTGGCCCTCTACAGGACGGACGA GTACCTGGACAGTCCCTGTCTGGAGACCATCCACCGCATCAAGCTGTACAGCGAGTCTCTGGCCCGCTACGGGAAGAGCCCCTACCTGTACCCCCTGTACGGCCTGGGGGAGCTGCCGCAGG CACAAGGTCCAGATCAAGATGTTCCTGAGAGGCGGAGCTTCATTCTGATCCGGCTCATGTATGACGACGACGTGACCGCCTGCTTCCCGACTTCCAGCTTCACCTCTGGAACAAAAGGCTTCTGGAAACCAAACGTGAAACCGGAGAACAACAtcatgtgtcgccagcgcacccccaaaccctga
- the ada gene encoding adenosine deaminase, translated as MADSVALWDTVTKRMKSSIEMQEKDSEEEEGQDKVKDDTRPPSRGLQPERNPLSEVPSASRTHTKERNPLPEVPSASRTHTKERNPLPEVPSASRTHTEERNPLPEVPSASRTHTEERNPLPEVPSASRTHTEERNPLPEVPSASRTHTKERNPLPEVPSASRTHTKERNPLPEVPSASRTHTEERNPLPEVPSASRTHTEERNPLPEVPSASRTHTEERNPLSEVPSVSRSSRPERSGLTSTMTEPGFNQPKVELHVHLDGAIRVQTILDVAKRRGIPLPGNGVEEMTRIIALEKPASLTAFLGKFAEYMHVVAGDREAIKRIAYEFVEDKAKEGVVYVEVRYSPHYLANTKVDPLPWNQKEGDVSPDEVVQLVNQGLQEGQRAFGTKARSILCCMRHMPSWSKEVLELCKKYRHEGVVGIDLAGDESLDCQGSPEHRGVFEEAVHCGIHRTVHAGEAGPASVVKEAVEMLKTERVGHGYRTLEDQALYKKLLAQNMHFELCPVSSKLTGSCDPDFTKHPAVTFRKDRANFSLNSDDPLIFNSSLQLDYDTAQKYMGFTDDEFKRLNILSAQSCFLPEVEKRELLHRLYKSYGMIRSTAF; from the exons ATGGCCGAcagcgttgcattgtgggatactgTTACGAAAAGGATGAAGTCCTCTATAGAAATGCAGGAGAAagacagcgaggaagaggagggac AGGACAAAGTCAAGGACGACACGAGGCCTCCATCCAGAGGTCTCCAGCCCGAGAGGAACCCGTTATCTGAGGTTCCTTCTGCCAGCAGAACCCACACCAAGGAGAGGAACCCGTTACCTGAGGTTCCTTCTGCCAGCAGAACCCACACCAAGGAGAGGAACCCGTTACCTGAGGTTCCTTCTGCCAGCAGAACCCACACCGAGGAGAGGAACCCGTTACCTGAGGTTCCTTCTGCCAGCAGAACCCACACCGAGGAGAGGAACCCGTTACCTGAGGTTCCTTCTGCCAGCAGAACCCACACCGAGGAGAGGAACCCGTTACCTGAGGTTCCTTCTGCCAGCAGAACCCACACCAAGGAGAGGAACCCGTTACCTGAGGTTCCTTCTGCCAGCAGAACCCACACCAAGGAGAGGAACCCGTTACCTGAGGTTCCTTCTGCCAGCAGAACCCACACCGAGGAGAGGAACCCGTTACCTGAGGTTCCTTCTGCCAGCAGAACCCACACCGAGGAGAGGAACCCGTTACCTGAGGTTCCTTCTGCCAGCAGAACCCACACCGAGGAGAGGAACCCGTTATCTGAGGTTCCTTCTGTCAGCAGATCCTCCAGGCCAGag CGCTCCGGACTCACCAGCACGATGACCGAACCGGGATTCAACCAGCCGAAG GTGGAGCTTCACGTCCACCTCGACGGGGCCATCAGGGTGCAAACCATCCTCGATGTCGCCAA GAGGCGCGGCATCCCTCTACCAGGAAACGGCGTGGAAGAGATGACTCGGATTATTGCTCTGGAGAAGCCTGCAAGCCTCACCGCGTTCCTGGGGAAGTTCGCCGAGTACATGCACGTGGTTGC CGGAGACAGGGAGGCCATAAAGAGGATCGCCTACGAGTTTGTGGAAGACAAAGCCAAGGAGGGCGTGGTCTACGTGGAGGTCAGATACAGCCCGCATTACCTGGCCAACACCAAAGTGGACCCGTTACCATGGAACCAGAAGGA AGGTGACGTGAGCCCGGACGAGGTGGTCCAGCTGGTCAACCAGGGCCTGCAGGAGGGCCAGCGGGCCTTCGGTACCAAAGCCAGGTCCATTCTGTGCTGCATGCGCCACATGCCAA GCTGGTCCAAGGAGGTGTTGGAGCTGTGTAAGAAGTACCGCCACGAGGGCGTGGTGGGAATCGACCTGGCGGGCGACGAGTCGCTCGACTGCCAGGGCAGTCCCGAACACAGGGGCGTGTTCGAG GaagcagtgcattgtgggatcCACAGGACAGTGCATGCAGGAGAGGCGGGACCGGCGTCCGTTGTGAAGGAG GCTGTAGAAATGCTGAAAACGGAACGGGTCGGACACGGTTACAGAACCTTGGAGGACCAAGCCCTGTACAAAAAGCTGCTAGCTCAGAACATGCACTTTGAG CTGTGTCCGGTCTCCAGCAAGCTGACTGGTTCCTGTGACCCAGACTTCACCAAGCACCCTGCCGTCAC GTTCAGGAAGGACCGGGCCAACTTCTCTTTGAACTCCGACGACCCTTTGATCTTCAACTCCAGCCTCCAGCTCGACTACGACACCGCCCAGAAGTACATGGGCTTCACCGACGACGAGTTCAAGAGACTG AACATTCTCTCTGCACAATCCTGCTTCCTGCCGGAGGTGGAGAAGAGGGAGCTCCTCCACAGGCTGTACAAGTCCTACGGGATGATCCGGAGCACCGCCTTTTAA
- the atp6ap1b gene encoding V-type proton ATPase subunit S1b, which yields MAGPRCGSPKRSTVFTVFFLAFVAPGSGTAQVPVLMWSSGRLPPASPAAGHITSHDQLAAYLHSAFGSAPHTVLLFLQDKLSKDDFTVFGGVYGDQQGGAFQNLQAALRSSSSSVTLPSLAWSGSASVPSLLQETLGVPPVRVDAAALSRLALNASVSNLLLVGLPYGAGAQTSLGEVLHANDVIIGEVLRAAALKGLPFSAVLTGLRPSRVIPEASVPRRPGGRALLQLDQSEDRPPITYNSCIMLWARRLAVSPSRAAPWIDLRNQTASLDGSVCNGTRSRLVLNYASGYLLSFDMTQRFYPVSGRRWFTLDTVQLQTNGDAVTFSGGRGIYAPAEYSFHCESVTSFRDALLVPSGSAQNSSEWRLEFTDFQIQGFGLDNGTRFSYASDCAGFFTPGVWMALLTSLLLLLVLVFGLHMILQLNTMDRFDDPKGAAISVPQTE from the exons ATGGCAGGACCAAGGTGCGGGAGTCCGAAGAGATCCACCGTTTTTACCGTGTTTTTCCTCGCCTTCGTGGCTCCAGGGAGCGGCACCGCGCAGGTTCCGGTTCTGATGTGGTCCAGTGGACG CCTTCCACCTGCCTCACCTGCAGCGGGTCACATTACGTCACATGACCAGCTGGCTGCCTACCTGCACTCTGCctttggctccgccccccacaCTGTGCTACTGTTTCTGCAGGACAAG TTGAGTAAAGATGACTTCACCGTCTTCGGGGGCGTGTACGGAGACCAGCAGGGCGGCGCCTTTCAGAACCTCCAG GCTGCCctgcgctcctcttcctcgtctgtgACGCTGCCGTCGCTGGCGTGgtcaggctccgcctccgtcccgtcgctgctgcaggagacgcTCGGCGTCCCGCCTGTGCGCGTCGACGCCGCCGCTCTGTCGCGCCTCGCCCTCAACGCGTCCGTCAGCAACCTGCTGCTCGTCGGTCTCCCGTACGGCGCCGG ggCTCAGACGTCTCTCGGGGAAGTCCTGCACGCCAACG ACGTGATTATTGGCGAGGTTCTGCGGGCCGCGGCGCTGAAGGGTCTCCCGTTCTCCGCGGTTCTCACCGGACTCCGGCCGTCACGG GTGATCCCAGAGGCCTCGGTGCCTCGCCGCCCCGGGGGGCGGGCTCTGCTTcagctggaccaatcagaagacaGGCCCCCCATCACCTATAACTCCTGCATCATGCTCTGGGCTCGGCGCCTCGCCGTCAGCCCCTCCAGGGCGGCGCCGTGGATCGACCTCCGGAACCAAACGGCGTCTCTGGACGGGTCCGTGTGCAACGGGACGCGCTCGCG GCTGGTCCTCAACTACGCCTCCGGCTACCTGCTCAG TTTTGACATGACTCAGCGGTTTTATCCGGTTTCCGGACGCCGCTGGTTCACGCTGGACACGGTGCAGCTGCAGACCAACGGTGACGCCGTGACGTTcagtggggggcggggcatctaCGCTCCGGCAGAGTATTCCTTCCACTGCGAGTCCGTCACCAGCTTCCGGGACGCTCTGCTCGTGCCAAGCGGCTCCGCCCAGAACTCCTCCGAATGGAGGCTTGAGTTCACGGACTTCCAG ATTCAGGGCTTCGGCTTGGACAACGGGACGCGGTTCTCCTACGCCAGCGACTGCGCCGGGTTCTTCACGCCGGGGGTCTGGATGGCGCTGCTgacctcgctgctgctgctcctggtccTGGTCTTTGGGCTGCACATGATCCTGCAGCTAAACACCATGGATCGCTTCGATGACCCCAAAGGAGCCGCCATTTCAGTGCCTCAGACGGAGTGA
- the ttpal gene encoding alpha-tocopherol transfer protein-like — protein MAEQSGPPAAAAGPRWFPGPPPPMYSCTLTPELVAKAREELQEKPEWRLRDVQALRDMILKEQPNLRTRLDDAFLLRFLRARKFDYDRALRLLLNYQAGRRAWPEVFRDLKPSAVKHVLDLGFLTVLPRPDPEGRYILCLRPGRWTPSDYPFADNVRAIYVTLEKLIQPEETQVNGIVVLADYSGVGVTQAANPGPFLAKRVVSVLQDGFPIRIKAVNIINEPRIFKGIFAIIKPFLKEKMAERYLLHGSDLRSLHRNVPRSVLPPEYGGTAGRLDTGAWSRLLLDSEEEFLVEFCQPDPLEGAVLFEGEGPRWQEGDAFRGLRSQLYYCY, from the exons ATGGCTGAACAGTCCGGTCCTCCGGCAGCGGCTGCGGGCCCCCGCTGGTTCCCtggaccccctccccccatgtACTCCTGCACTCTGACCCCCGAGCTGGTGGCCAAGGCCCGGGAGGAGCTCCAGGAGAAACCGGAGTGGCGTCTCCGGGACGTCCAGGCGCTGCGAGACATGATCCTGAAG GAGCAGCCCAACCTCAGGACCAGGCTGGACGACGCCTTCCTCCTCCGCTTCCTGCGGGCCAGGAAGTTCGACTACGACCGCGccctgcggctgctgctcaacTACCAGGCGGGCCGGAGGGCGTGGCCGGAGGTGTTCCGGGACCTGAAGCCGTCCGCGGTGAAGCACGTCCTGGACCTGGGGTTCCTCACGGTGCTGCCCCGTCCGGACCCCGAGGGGAGATACATCCTGTGCCTCCGGCCGG GAAGATGGACGCCGAGCGATTACCCGTTTGCCGACAACGTGAGAGCCATTTACGTGACTCTGGAGAAGCTGATCCAGCCGGAGGAGACGCAGGTGAACGGGATCGTCGTTCTGGCCGACTACAGCGGCGTGGGCGTGACTCAGGCCGCCAACCCGGGCCCGTTCCTCGCCAAAAGGGTCGTCAGCGTCCTCCAG GATGGGTTTCCGATCCGAATCAAGGCCGTGAACATCATCAACGAGCCCCGGATCTTCAAAGGCATCTTCGCCATCATTAAGCCCTTTCTGAAGGAGAAGATGGCGGAGAGG TACCTCCTCCACGGCTCGGACCTGCGCTCCCTGCACCGGAACGTCCCCCGCTCGGTTCTGCCCCCGGAGTACGGCGGCACTGCGGGCCGGCTGGACACGGGCGCCTGGTCccggctgctgctggacagcgaGGAGGAGTTCCTAGTGGAGTTCTGCCAGCCGgatccactagagggcgccgtgCTGTTTGAAGGCGAGGGGCCCAGATGGCAGGAGGGGGACGCCTTCAGGGGCCTCCGCTCCCAGCTGTACTATTGCTACTGA
- the pkig gene encoding cAMP-dependent protein kinase inhibitor gamma, whose translation MMDVETSYSDFINCDRTGRRNAVPDIAGAGPGAGAGPGEGGAAASTGQLSKDLAEMDLKAAGDPGGPPAPETESSTSQDAQGGGGPS comes from the exons ATGATGGACGTGGAGACGTCCTACTCAGACTTCATCAACTGTGATCGTACGGGCCGCAGGAACGCCGTGCCCGACATCgcaggggcggggccaggggcgggggcggggccgggggagGGCGGGGCGGCGGCCAGCACCGGTCAACTCTCCAAAGACCTCGCAGAAATGGACCTGAAGGCTGCAG GAGACCCGGGGGGCCCCCCCGCCCCTGAGACGGAGAGCTCCACCAGCCAAGATGCCCAGGGAGGCGGAGGCCCGTCCTAA